A window of Halobellus sp. LT62 contains these coding sequences:
- a CDS encoding BGTF surface domain-containing protein, protein MSSRHRALALACVLVTTALAPAAVAGTVAADPSVSVDYDGDGVTVANGTSQVVRGTADAPVGTEIVVRVRSADDTQPAFLKTATGVVTENGTWATSFDFERQRANDTFALTARFENGSAEAEVDGEVVACGEDCAETPPSGTPTPIPEQTRTASPTDGPSAPVAFDENIFLVDRGGVAAIPISFASENGGDENEAVIVLGNESKSNYELEAVVRDGDDDGQAVLYVDTSLAGRSDGTLSTSGGDSARIVSETSLESMLDVADYDVSLYAGSERAGDPVDVGSLVVQTETTRTSTVTAASGTESSPDRGINGIGLGPLAVGGVVSGAFIVGGALLAALLLKG, encoded by the coding sequence ATGAGTAGTCGGCACCGCGCACTCGCGCTTGCGTGCGTACTCGTGACGACCGCGCTCGCGCCGGCGGCCGTCGCCGGGACCGTCGCCGCGGATCCGAGCGTGAGCGTCGACTACGACGGCGACGGGGTGACGGTGGCGAACGGCACCTCCCAAGTCGTGCGCGGGACGGCCGACGCGCCGGTCGGGACCGAGATCGTCGTCCGGGTCCGCTCCGCCGACGACACCCAGCCGGCGTTCCTGAAGACCGCGACCGGTGTCGTAACGGAGAACGGAACGTGGGCGACGTCGTTCGACTTCGAGCGACAGCGGGCGAACGACACGTTCGCCCTGACCGCCCGGTTCGAGAACGGCTCGGCGGAGGCCGAAGTCGACGGCGAGGTCGTCGCCTGCGGCGAGGACTGCGCGGAGACGCCGCCGAGCGGGACGCCGACGCCGATCCCCGAACAGACGCGGACGGCGTCGCCCACCGACGGCCCGTCCGCGCCGGTGGCGTTCGACGAGAACATCTTCCTCGTCGACCGCGGCGGGGTCGCAGCGATCCCCATCTCGTTCGCGTCCGAGAACGGCGGCGACGAGAACGAGGCGGTGATCGTCCTCGGAAACGAGAGCAAATCGAACTACGAACTCGAAGCCGTCGTTCGAGACGGTGACGACGACGGGCAGGCCGTCCTCTACGTCGACACCTCGCTGGCGGGACGGAGCGACGGCACCCTCAGCACCTCCGGCGGCGACAGCGCCCGCATCGTCTCTGAGACGTCGCTGGAGTCGATGTTGGACGTCGCCGACTACGACGTCTCGCTGTACGCGGGCAGCGAACGGGCCGGCGACCCCGTCGACGTCGGCAGCCTCGTCGTCCAGACTGAGACGACGCGAACGTCGACGGTGACGGCCGCTTCCGGTACAGAAAGCAGTCCCGATCGGGGAATCAACGGAATCGGTCTCGGACCGCTCGCGGTCGGCGGCGTGGTCAGCGGCGCGTTCATCGTCGGCGGCGCGCTTCTCGCGGCACTACTGCTCAAGGGGTAG
- a CDS encoding ArsR/SmtB family transcription factor: MSSPIARLGNWTRSPDATPAVVDVVGDDAGELVDALGSETARQLLHALHEEPAPPSELARDLDTSVQNVHYHLSKLRAAGVVESVGTRLSEKGNEMTVYAPAAEPIVLVGSSDSTGRETLRTSLADWVTGVAVLGLTSLAVQVAAEHVLGGSATSIFEPASLALEDGNALLRGVLLLTEPGLLFFFGGLAVFVAVALARR; the protein is encoded by the coding sequence ATGTCCTCACCGATCGCACGGCTCGGAAACTGGACGCGGTCGCCGGACGCAACCCCGGCGGTCGTCGATGTCGTCGGCGACGACGCGGGCGAACTGGTCGACGCGCTGGGCTCTGAGACCGCCCGACAGCTGTTACACGCGCTGCACGAAGAGCCCGCGCCGCCCTCCGAACTGGCCCGCGACCTCGATACCTCGGTGCAGAACGTCCACTACCACCTCTCGAAGCTTCGCGCGGCCGGCGTCGTCGAGTCCGTCGGGACGCGACTCTCGGAGAAAGGAAACGAGATGACCGTCTACGCGCCCGCAGCGGAGCCGATCGTCCTCGTGGGGTCGTCGGACTCGACGGGGCGTGAGACGCTCAGAACCTCGCTCGCCGACTGGGTAACGGGCGTGGCTGTGCTCGGCCTCACGAGTTTGGCCGTGCAGGTCGCCGCAGAGCATGTTCTCGGTGGCTCTGCGACATCGATTTTCGAGCCCGCGAGCCTCGCGCTCGAAGACGGTAACGCGCTTCTCCGCGGCGTGTTGCTTCTCACTGAACCCGGGCTTCTCTTTTTCTTTGGCGGCCTCGCGGTGTTCGTCGCTGTCGCGCTCGCCCGCCGGTGA
- a CDS encoding S8 family serine peptidase has protein sequence MALGSAAAATLLSVGRVPRFGLSDRSRDTTDGDSLERLHALGITGESVRVAVLDPTGFDPTHDALGGAVEDIRQFGPERAVVDGTTHGTAAAASIARLAPAARLSLASFRRTGEFVDAIDWARSRGVDVVLAPVAAYGSKATPRSPVFRAARRAVDAGCAFVAPTGNAALGHWQGPYAALAGDGSGTRRRLRVANRVGSSSPRGRFLAWLVTESSVDADLTLALFREVDGGERWNLVSLSRAARTTSGERLTADLSDGEYALVVRPANQNASDDSETADTTRELTSRVEITTPTHLLASPRPSGSIAVPASVPGVVAVGVTDDASRGDALPTTAGPDSRASDPASGSEVVSPHSGRGPTASGTVGVDVVAPPSPWIAGGSPGTSAAAARAAGAVALVLDAAPDLGPSDVAGILRASAGDVGRNGRDLAAGSGRLDVVAAVQRARSR, from the coding sequence GTGGCACTCGGGAGCGCGGCGGCAGCGACGCTGCTCTCAGTCGGCCGCGTTCCGCGCTTCGGACTCTCAGATCGATCGCGCGATACGACGGACGGCGACTCGCTCGAACGCCTTCACGCGCTGGGCATCACTGGCGAATCCGTCCGCGTCGCCGTGTTGGACCCGACCGGGTTCGACCCCACTCACGACGCCCTCGGCGGCGCGGTCGAGGACATCCGTCAGTTCGGACCCGAGCGCGCCGTCGTCGACGGGACGACGCACGGCACAGCGGCGGCCGCGTCGATCGCCCGCCTCGCGCCAGCGGCCCGGCTCTCGCTCGCGTCGTTCCGACGCACCGGCGAGTTCGTCGACGCGATCGATTGGGCACGGTCGCGCGGCGTCGACGTCGTTCTGGCCCCGGTCGCGGCGTACGGATCGAAAGCGACGCCCCGATCGCCCGTCTTCCGCGCGGCCCGCCGCGCCGTCGACGCCGGGTGCGCCTTCGTGGCACCGACCGGGAACGCCGCGCTCGGTCACTGGCAGGGGCCGTACGCGGCCCTCGCGGGCGACGGATCCGGAACACGACGCCGACTCCGGGTCGCGAACCGCGTCGGATCGTCGTCCCCTCGGGGCCGATTCCTCGCGTGGCTCGTCACGGAGTCGTCGGTCGACGCCGATCTCACACTCGCGCTCTTTCGGGAGGTTGACGGCGGCGAACGGTGGAACCTCGTGTCGCTATCGAGAGCCGCGAGGACGACCTCCGGCGAGCGTCTCACGGCCGACCTCTCGGACGGCGAGTACGCACTGGTCGTTCGTCCGGCGAATCAGAACGCATCGGACGACTCGGAGACCGCCGATACGACGCGTGAACTGACCAGCCGAGTGGAGATAACGACGCCCACGCACCTGTTGGCGTCGCCCCGGCCCTCCGGGAGTATCGCCGTCCCCGCGAGCGTCCCCGGCGTCGTCGCCGTCGGGGTAACTGACGACGCGTCGCGCGGCGACGCGCTGCCGACGACGGCAGGGCCCGATTCGCGCGCTTCCGATCCAGCTTCGGGCTCGGAGGTCGTTTCCCCTCATAGCGGCCGCGGACCGACCGCCTCGGGGACAGTCGGCGTGGACGTCGTCGCGCCGCCGTCTCCGTGGATCGCCGGGGGCTCGCCCGGGACGTCGGCCGCGGCCGCCCGGGCCGCCGGCGCGGTCGCGCTCGTCCTCGACGCCGCGCCCGACCTCGGTCCGTCTGACGTCGCCGGGATACTTCGCGCTTCGGCGGGCGACGTCGGTCGCAACGGACGGGATCTGGCGGCCGGATCGGGGCGACTGGACGTGGTTGCCGCCGTTCAGCGCGCGCGGTCGCGTTGA